In one window of Henckelia pumila isolate YLH828 chromosome 1, ASM3356847v2, whole genome shotgun sequence DNA:
- the LOC140878980 gene encoding OVARIAN TUMOR DOMAIN-containing deubiquitinating enzyme 6-like codes for MTRIFVQRGSASQSSSGQNRSSTSVTVPPSSSSSLPQQQVTAIVCVNPAVKDENFVEEVQKQNAVDDLSECCGILDSESKINSSDDISPGTLNNDQNVDKRDIDDQKLCEDRDNFMGSQLLAEDVGSLTVVEETDTMAGSSFQMVSGSSPPPPPIPPPKPSPAILNSWRVASGDSNTVRVGSSRRMACWPGVSSRSSPTGSHPSSPRSHYDGDGYNSADEQSPCFSSSYDDAEKEHQFEFDLRRVKGLEVRKMLEDGNCLFRAVADQVYGDSELYDLVRQMCIDYMERERDHFSQFLTEGFTSYCKRKRRDMVYGNNIEIQALSEMYNRPIHIYSYSTEPINIFHGSYNTDTPPIRLSYHHGNHYNSLVDPRRVTIGAGLGFSSLQGTNVDKDKVKAAIKAQQDQQIENALIAEGRFYSDLELTEKEIERMVMEASRAEYDAADKFKQQSGWRESSTSRAEPSSSASRSSFGGTRQEGMTEFELPSSVLSNSMQIVLSMGFSYLQVIEASSIFGDDVDSMVCYLIETSTVAADGKGKQLNDE; via the exons ATGACTCGAATATTTGTACAGCGTGGTTCTGCCAGCCAGTCATCCTCTGGACAGAACAGGTCATCAACATCAGTGACAGTGCCCCCCTCTTCTTCTTCAAGTCTGCCCCAGCAGCAGGTAACTGCTATTGTTTGTGTCAATCCAGCAGTGAAAGATGAGAATTTTGTGGAAGAAGTACAAAAGCAGAATGCTGTGGATGATTTATCTGAATGTTGTGGCATATTAGACAGCGAAAGTAAAATAAATAGCAGTGATGATATTTCTCCAGGAACTTTGAACAATGATCAAAATGTTGATAAAAGGGATATTGATGATCAGAAGCTTTGCGAAGATCGAGATAATTTTATGGGTAGTCAATTATTGGCTGAAGATGTTGGTAGTTTGACAGTGGTGGAGGAAACTGATACCATGGCTGGAAGTTCCTTCCAGATGGTTAGTGGTAGTTCCCCACCACCACCTCCTATACCACCACCAAAGCCTTCTCCAGCCATCTTAAACTCTTGGAGAGTTGCATCTGGTGATTCAAACACTGTGCGGGTTGGATCGTCTAGGAGAATGGCATGTTGGCCTGGTGTGTCCAGCAGGTCATCACCAACTGGATCTCATCCTTCCTCTCCTCGATCTCATTATGATGGTGATGGTTATAACAGCGCTGATGAGCAGAGCCCGTGTTTTAGCTCTTCATATGATGATGCA GAAAAAGAGCACCAGTTTGAGTTTGATTTAAGACGTGTTAAAGGCTTAGAAGTGAGAAAAATGCTAGAGGATGGAAACTGTCTCTTTCGTGCTGTTGCAGATCAAGTATATGGTGACTCTGAACTCTATGATTTGGTTAGACAGatgtgtattgattacatg GAGCGAGAAAGAGATCACTTCTCTCAGTTTCTGACAGAAGGTTTTACTTCATATTGCAAGAGGAAAAGAAGAGATATG GTTTACGGAAATAATATAGAGATCCAAGCTTTATCAGAGATGTACAATCGGCCCATCCATATTTACTCATACAGCACAG AACCTATTAACATATTTCATGGAAGCTATAATACGGACACGCCTCCCATACGGCTAAGTTACCATCACGGGAATCACTATAATTCTCTTGTTGATCCACGTAGGGTGACAATTGGTGCTGGACTTGGGTTTAGCTCTCTCCAAGGG ACCAACGTTGACAAAGACAAAGTCAAAGCAGCTATCAAGGCTCAGCAGGATCAACAAATTGAGAAT GCACTGATAGCCGAGGGGCGCTTCTACTCTGATCTTGAGTTGACAGAAAAAGAAATTGAACGAATGGTTATGGAGGCTTCACGGGCCGAATACGATGCTGCTGACAAGTTCAAACAACAGTCGGGTTGGAGGGAGTCATCAACTTCTAGGGCAGAACCATCGTCTTCCGCATCTA GGTCATCGTTTGGTGGTACGAGGCAGGAAGGAATGACCGAGTTTGAATTACCAAGTTCAGTTCTGAGCAACAGCATGCAGATCGTGTTGTCTATGGGGTTCAGCTATTTGCAGGTGATTGAGGCATCCAGCATTTTTGGAGATGATGTGGACTCTATGGTGTGCTACTTGATAGAGACAAGCACGGTGGCAGCAGATGGAAAGGGAAAGCAACTGAATGATGAATGA